The Blattabacterium cuenoti genome includes a region encoding these proteins:
- the dnaG gene encoding DNA primase, with protein MISKETIKKILSVSCIEEVIGDFLELKKSGLNYRGLSPFSNEKTPSFIVSPTKKIWKDFSSGKGGNIITFLMEHEHSTYVESLRYLAKRYDIKIDYTEKFSKIDDEEHEKLYLIQDYAKRFFINQLFFTKEGQKNGFNYLIQKRGFNMKIIQKFELGYSPLSGNFFTNKALEKGFKIRDLKRSGFTVFRKYYNNFFDCFRQRVMFPIHNLSGRVIGFGGRNIDSSSSSKYINSSESDVFQKSKILYGLFQAKKNIIKEDLCYLVEGYTDVISLHQSGIKNVVSSSGISLTVDQILLIKKFTKNVVLFYDGDRSGIQASLRGINMILEQGMNLRILFISNGEDPDSISKKYSLSQLRYFLSKRSYNFVSFKQKIYEKYHQDDPIKKSFLILNILNSISKISNVLQKELYLQEASKMLQIRQEVLIHELERINKKNRQRLRLPTPTIKAIHHKKKNQNTLLLLEEELIQFILNHGNKIIKKEKCNTTVFEKILHAFKHWNLRFSLKKNQEIFDKICLQKEKKGHLNGFYDKENQNHKFYLLSKWDKKGIQVSSHEDHIDKYIMDLLLRYRSLYLSKLIKKEIIHHHLTKNDDKKSFLKKIMYLTNIKNEIHKELHRYV; from the coding sequence ATGATTTCTAAAGAAACTATAAAAAAAATACTTTCTGTTTCTTGTATAGAAGAAGTGATTGGAGATTTTTTAGAGTTAAAAAAAAGTGGTCTAAACTATAGAGGACTTAGTCCTTTTTCTAATGAAAAAACACCTTCTTTTATAGTTTCTCCTACAAAAAAAATATGGAAAGATTTCAGTTCTGGAAAAGGTGGAAATATTATTACTTTTCTTATGGAACATGAACATTCTACTTATGTAGAATCATTACGTTATCTTGCTAAGAGATATGATATTAAAATTGATTATACAGAAAAATTTAGTAAAATAGACGATGAAGAACATGAAAAATTATACTTGATACAAGATTATGCAAAACGTTTTTTCATAAATCAATTGTTTTTTACTAAAGAGGGACAGAAAAATGGATTCAATTATTTAATTCAAAAAAGAGGATTTAATATGAAAATCATTCAGAAATTTGAATTAGGTTATTCCCCTCTTTCTGGGAATTTTTTTACAAACAAGGCCTTAGAAAAAGGATTTAAAATACGGGATCTAAAAAGATCTGGTTTTACTGTTTTCAGGAAATATTATAATAATTTTTTTGATTGCTTTCGTCAACGTGTGATGTTTCCAATCCATAATTTATCAGGAAGGGTCATAGGTTTTGGTGGGAGGAATATTGATTCTAGTTCTTCTTCTAAATATATCAATTCATCCGAAAGCGATGTCTTTCAAAAAAGTAAAATTTTATATGGGTTATTTCAAGCTAAAAAAAACATTATCAAAGAAGATCTTTGTTATTTAGTGGAAGGATATACAGATGTTATTTCTTTACATCAATCTGGAATCAAGAATGTGGTTTCTTCTTCTGGAATTTCACTGACAGTCGATCAAATACTATTGATCAAAAAATTTACAAAAAATGTTGTTCTTTTTTATGATGGAGATCGTTCTGGAATTCAAGCCTCTTTAAGAGGAATTAATATGATACTGGAACAAGGAATGAATTTACGTATATTATTTATTTCTAACGGAGAAGATCCAGATTCTATATCTAAAAAGTATTCTCTCTCTCAATTAAGATATTTTTTATCGAAAAGAAGTTATAATTTTGTTTCTTTTAAACAAAAAATATATGAAAAATATCATCAAGATGATCCTATTAAAAAATCTTTTTTGATTTTAAACATTTTGAATAGTATTTCAAAAATATCCAATGTTCTTCAAAAAGAATTATACTTGCAAGAAGCATCCAAAATGCTACAAATTCGTCAAGAAGTTTTAATTCATGAATTGGAAAGAATCAACAAAAAAAATAGACAAAGACTTCGACTTCCTACGCCTACGATTAAAGCGATTCATCACAAAAAAAAGAATCAAAACACTCTTCTTCTTCTTGAAGAAGAATTGATTCAATTTATTTTAAATCATGGAAATAAAATAATAAAAAAAGAAAAATGCAACACAACAGTTTTCGAAAAAATATTACATGCTTTCAAACATTGGAATTTACGTTTTTCTTTGAAAAAGAACCAAGAAATATTTGATAAAATTTGTTTACAAAAGGAAAAAAAAGGTCATTTGAATGGATTTTATGATAAAGAAAATCAAAATCATAAATTTTATTTATTATCCAAATGGGATAAAAAAGGAATACAAGTTTCTTCTCACGAAGATCACATAGATAAATATATAATGGATCTTTTATTAAGATATAGATCTTTATATCTTTCAAAATTAATTAAAAAAGAAATCATTCATCATCATTTAACAAAAAATGATGATAAAAAATCTTTTCTCAAAAAGATCATGTATTTAACAAATATCAAAAATGAAATTCATAAGGAGTTACATAGATATGTGTGA
- the rpe gene encoding ribulose-phosphate 3-epimerase gives MKKIIAPSLLSANLAFLHRDIEMLNESESDWFHIDIMDSSFVSNISFGPLFTKYVKKYANKPIDVHLMILQPDLYIEQFKDCGADHLHIHYEACIHLNKTIYSIKEYGMKVGVAVNPHTPVFLLQDIIKDIDFVLLMSVNPGSSGQKFIRQTYQKLEDTKDLILKKDSSALIEVDGGINLENASLLFNNGADILVSGTTIFSNSNPKKIIHRMKFCNNDLS, from the coding sequence ATGAAAAAAATTATAGCTCCATCCTTACTTTCAGCTAATTTAGCTTTTTTACATCGTGATATAGAAATGCTGAATGAAAGTGAATCAGATTGGTTCCATATTGATATTATGGATTCCTCTTTTGTTTCTAATATTTCTTTTGGCCCATTGTTTACTAAATATGTAAAAAAATACGCTAATAAACCTATAGATGTTCATTTAATGATATTACAACCAGATCTGTATATTGAACAATTTAAAGACTGTGGAGCCGATCATTTACACATTCATTATGAAGCTTGTATTCACTTAAATAAAACTATTTATTCTATTAAAGAATATGGAATGAAAGTAGGTGTAGCTGTGAATCCGCATACTCCAGTTTTTCTTTTACAAGATATTATTAAAGATATAGATTTTGTTTTATTGATGAGTGTTAATCCTGGTTCTAGCGGACAGAAGTTTATTAGACAAACATATCAAAAATTAGAAGATACTAAAGATTTAATCTTAAAAAAAGATTCTTCTGCTCTCATAGAAGTTGATGGAGGTATTAATTTAGAAAATGCTTCTTTATTATTCAATAATGGAGCAGATATATTAGTATCAGGAACTACTATTTTTTCTAATTCGAATCCAAAAAAAATTATTCATAGAATGAAATTTTGTAATAATGATTTGTCATGA
- a CDS encoding enoyl-ACP reductase FabI, with amino-acid sequence MSYNLLKGKKGIIFGAFDENSIAWKVAERAYEEKASFVLTNTPASLRIGKIHELSHKTKSMVIPADATSISDLNILFEKTLDHFGGKIDFLLHSIAMSINIRKGLTYTSLNYEFLRKGWEISAVSYHKIMQTAWNKKAMNRWGSIVALTYIASQRSFPHYGDMSDYKSYLESITRNFGYHWGVKEKVRVNTVSQSPSITRAAKSIKGFNKFFLFSEKISPLGNASAQDCANYIITLFSDLTRKVTMQNLYHDGGFSNTGISETIIS; translated from the coding sequence ATGTCTTACAATCTATTGAAAGGAAAAAAAGGGATTATATTTGGTGCCTTCGATGAAAATTCTATTGCTTGGAAAGTTGCGGAACGTGCTTATGAAGAAAAAGCATCTTTTGTATTAACTAATACCCCTGCTTCTTTAAGAATTGGAAAAATTCATGAATTATCTCATAAAACAAAATCTATGGTTATTCCAGCAGACGCCACTTCCATATCAGATCTTAATATTTTGTTTGAAAAAACATTAGATCATTTTGGAGGAAAAATAGATTTTTTATTGCATTCTATAGCTATGTCTATAAATATACGAAAAGGATTGACTTATACCTCTCTGAATTATGAATTTTTAAGAAAAGGATGGGAAATATCTGCTGTCTCTTATCATAAAATTATGCAAACGGCTTGGAATAAAAAAGCGATGAATAGGTGGGGTTCTATTGTAGCTTTAACATATATTGCTTCTCAACGAAGTTTTCCACATTATGGTGATATGTCTGATTATAAGTCCTATTTAGAAAGTATTACACGTAATTTTGGTTATCATTGGGGAGTCAAAGAAAAGGTTAGGGTTAATACTGTATCACAATCTCCTAGTATAACAAGAGCAGCAAAATCCATTAAAGGTTTTAATAAATTTTTTCTATTTTCTGAGAAAATATCTCCATTAGGAAACGCTTCAGCACAAGATTGTGCTAACTATATAATTACACTTTTTTCAGATTTAACAAGAAAAGTAACGATGCAAAATTTGTATCATGATGGTGGTTTTTCGAATACTGGAATTAGTGAAACTATAATTTCATAA
- the mtaB gene encoding tRNA (N(6)-L-threonylcarbamoyladenosine(37)-C(2))-methylthiotransferase MtaB codes for MGKKKVAFYTMGCKLNYAETSTIARQFSNLYYQHVPFKSYADIYVINSCSVTENAEVEFRHIVRSAMNHNSQAFIIAIGCYAQLNSKKVSSIVGVDLVLGSEEKFKIIDYLDRELLKKCHPKIISNTKTKNSYFPSFSVGDRTRSFLKIQDGCDYKCSYCIIPISRGSSRSDSMENILKNIRFLFQKGVKEIVLTGINIGDYGKKIYGENRRLYTFFDLIQAIDQIQEEGRIRLSSIEPNLLKNKCIEFLSKSKHFVPHFHIPLQSGSNDILKKMQRRYRRELYQEKVKKIRWFIPDAYIGSDVIVGFPGETHKHFLETYHFLKKLEISSLHIFTYSPRPNTKSITIQGHVSKKIQWKRNQILRNLSKKKYRFFCERQIHTKKTVLFEKNSTNKEYLYGYTENYIRAKIPLNSSNLLYKNTLQDVFITKIDKDGIMIANPINKIRNF; via the coding sequence ATGGGGAAAAAAAAAGTAGCATTTTATACTATGGGGTGTAAACTCAATTACGCAGAAACCTCTACTATAGCAAGACAATTTTCGAATTTATATTATCAACATGTTCCTTTCAAGAGTTATGCAGATATTTATGTAATCAATAGTTGTTCTGTAACAGAAAACGCAGAAGTTGAATTTAGGCACATTGTACGTTCTGCTATGAATCATAATTCACAAGCTTTTATTATAGCAATAGGATGTTATGCTCAACTGAATTCTAAAAAAGTTTCTTCTATTGTTGGAGTTGATCTAGTTTTAGGTTCTGAAGAAAAATTCAAAATCATAGATTATCTTGATCGAGAATTATTGAAAAAATGTCATCCAAAAATCATTTCAAATACAAAAACAAAAAATTCTTATTTTCCATCATTTTCTGTTGGAGATAGAACTCGCTCTTTTTTAAAAATACAGGATGGATGTGATTATAAATGTAGCTATTGCATTATTCCCATATCAAGAGGATCCTCTCGTTCTGATAGTATGGAAAATATATTGAAAAATATTAGGTTTCTTTTTCAAAAAGGAGTGAAAGAAATCGTTTTAACAGGTATCAATATTGGAGATTATGGAAAAAAAATATATGGAGAAAATCGTCGTTTGTATACATTTTTTGATTTAATACAAGCTATAGATCAAATACAGGAAGAAGGAAGAATACGTTTATCTTCTATAGAACCTAATTTATTGAAAAATAAATGTATTGAATTTTTGTCTAAAAGCAAACATTTTGTTCCTCATTTTCATATTCCTTTACAATCTGGAAGCAACGATATATTGAAAAAAATGCAGAGACGTTATAGACGAGAACTTTATCAAGAAAAAGTAAAAAAAATACGATGGTTCATCCCAGATGCTTATATAGGTTCAGATGTTATTGTTGGGTTTCCTGGAGAAACACATAAACATTTTTTGGAAACTTATCATTTTTTGAAAAAATTAGAAATTTCATCTCTGCACATATTTACTTATTCTCCTCGACCAAATACAAAATCGATCACTATACAGGGACATGTCTCGAAAAAAATACAATGGAAGCGTAATCAAATCTTGAGAAATCTTTCAAAAAAAAAATATCGTTTTTTTTGCGAAAGACAAATTCATACGAAGAAAACCGTTTTATTTGAAAAAAATTCTACAAATAAAGAATATTTATATGGGTATACAGAAAATTATATTAGAGCTAAGATTCCATTGAATTCATCCAATTTATTATATAAAAACACATTACAAGATGTATTCATCACAAAAATAGACAAAGATGGAATTATGATAGCCAACCCCATAAATAAAATTAGAAATTTCTGA
- a CDS encoding peroxiredoxin: MKTLISRKAPNFTASAVLNGKDIVQNFTLEQFYGRKYVLLFFYPKDFTFVCPTEIYAFQEKIKDFENRNVQIIAVSTDTEQSHWAWLQMPKEKGGIDGVTYPIVSDINKTISHNYGVLSGDWICNHDKGFKEATGELIAYRGLFLIDKEGIIRHFLINDFPLGRNVHEAIRMIDALQYYEKNGEVCPANWTKGKRAMKASHSGIIDYFSS, translated from the coding sequence ATGAAGACATTAATTTCAAGAAAAGCGCCTAATTTTACGGCTAGTGCGGTATTAAATGGAAAAGATATTGTACAAAATTTCACTTTAGAACAATTTTATGGAAGAAAGTATGTTTTGCTTTTCTTCTATCCTAAAGATTTTACTTTTGTATGCCCCACAGAAATTTATGCATTTCAAGAAAAAATAAAGGATTTTGAGAATAGAAATGTACAAATTATTGCTGTATCTACGGACACAGAACAATCTCATTGGGCTTGGTTGCAGATGCCAAAAGAAAAAGGTGGAATAGATGGGGTGACCTACCCTATTGTTTCTGATATTAATAAAACCATATCTCATAACTATGGAGTTTTGTCTGGAGATTGGATTTGCAATCATGATAAAGGATTTAAAGAAGCAACGGGTGAACTTATTGCTTACAGAGGATTATTTTTAATAGATAAAGAAGGGATTATCCGACATTTTTTAATTAATGATTTTCCTTTAGGGAGAAATGTGCATGAAGCTATTCGCATGATAGATGCTCTTCAATATTATGAAAAAAATGGAGAAGTTTGCCCAGCAAATTGGACAAAAGGAAAAAGAGCGATGAAAGCTAGTCATAGTGGAATTATAGATTATTTTTCATCTTAG